The following DNA comes from Centropristis striata isolate RG_2023a ecotype Rhode Island chromosome 3, C.striata_1.0, whole genome shotgun sequence.
CTTCTCTGAGTCTTGACATTGCTGGTTACAGTGTATCTGTTTCACGGCGGTGGAGGCAAACTTCTTGGACTGATTCATTTACGCGCCGTAGCGggaatattacaaataaattaaattaaatcaaagccTTAGTCCTCTCAACTTAAACACCTGAAGTTATCTGTAAGTTTGAGGTGAAGACACACGTCGCTGTAACACATTAGACACGCTGACAAAGTTGTTAGGATGTCCGGTTGGTTTCGCCGCTCCCCCCCTTTTCCCGACATGAATGGAACATCCTGAAAGTGGTTTGGCTCGCGGAGCAGCAGAAGTTGCAACTGACAACATCGCAGGGGGCAACTTCATTTCTCCTCTCCACCGTCTGACGGCAATAAGTTTTAACATACCGACCAGCTGCGTATGCCGTTTTAAAATCACCCCGTCGTCATTTTCTCACTCTAAAGCAAtgttcattttgattttttcctATTTGTTTTGAGGCAACACACTAAAAAAACGCGACTTGAAGTAGCAGGCTTCTGGTTTTTTTGGGAATGCTTCCTCAGTCTGCCAGTAAAGGTAAGTTTCTCCAGCTGCACTCATTAAGTTTGCTGTGATTTCACGCCATTCATTACTAGAATAAAGCCCTGACTGTAATTTAATTgaatacactttattttaacttttactttAGGGGTTGGGATTGCATTAGAAACCTGCacatatgactaaaaaagattcaaaaatcaCACTATAACTAACTAGAATTTTTGTTTGCCATTATCCTTTCTTGGGTGTTTTATTCATTATGCACACGTCATTGTATTTTAAGGCTTTGAATTTAAAAGCATTACTGTTAATCACTGCTAACAGTGGTTTAATTCGCAGGGGATTGTCAGTTATTAGAGATGTCAACAAATTTTAAATCCCTGTGTGAATTGTAGAGTCACACTGACTTCCTGTCAGTTCTCATTTGAAGACATCTACAACATAAAGGCTTATTGTTCTGCACATAACTTGCATGTTGTGTAATGCCCTTGTAAAGCAGTCAAATTTTACTCTCATGTCTAAAATGTCTGTGAAGGCAAAAATCAGCTACAGGACATTATTTATCataattgtcaagaaaaccTCTTAGTTTCTGATTGGAGTGTTGATTATCTCTGATAATGGCATGCACTTGGCTCTACATTTTTAGGTTTTAAAGGCGTTAAattagggttgggcgatatggccctaaaataatatcacgatatgtcaggctatttttgcgataacgatattcttgatgatattaggaaatacttaaaaagtaaaaacaatttttaagtctgtataaataatttaaaatgtagtgtgaagtggaaatctcaacagttgccaaatacaaaaaatgtactcttgactcttgagtatgagcaaataatattttaatgacattttgtaaaggagaataaaggttcttgtatgttttatttaaggcatcttattttgacagtcttcttgtaaattctgtggtggattctcttaacacactgtgcttttattttgaaagctgcatgtgtttagcgacagggagtaatagtagctttttgtgattaaaacaactttaaccactacatcaagaagtagaaatgttgccaatatcatgatgtgcttttttttaaccataaaaaaaatataccgatattatcgtgaacgatacgatatggcacacccctacgtTAAATAGCCTTTTGAATAACCAACTTAATAAAGGATTGTTCTGGGGACTGACCCTAATACTTATGTAATaccaaaaactaaataaatcaaTCTTTTTTGTGACTTGCAGAGCAGAGAGTGACAGTCCtatctgtcaattcacacctgAAGACATGTTGTCCTGGACTCTGGCTGACTGGAAGGTGCTGCTGCTGACTGTGCTGCTATGGGACAGCGTCTGTGCTTTGGGGGGACTGAAACCCACGAGATCGCCGCTGTATTCACAAAAGCCTCTGCTCCTGGCTTGGAACGCCCCAACCGAGGACTGTGGCCCACGGCATGGTATCCGCTTTCAGCTGGACTTGTTCCAGATCGTGGCCTCACCCAATGAGGGCTTTGTCAAGCAGAACCTCACCATCTTCTACAAGGAACGACTGGGCTTGTACCCCCACTTTACAGAAGATGAAACGGCGGTGAACGGGGGGCTGCCGCAGGTGGCCAGTCTCACGCAGCACCTGGACAAGATGCCCGAGGGAGTGAAGAAGTACATACGGGAACCAGGGGCTAAAGGTCTGGCGGTTATTGACTGGGAGGAGTGGCGCCCGCTCTGGATACGTAACTGGGAAAGAAAAGATGTTTACCGGAAGCATTCTCGCGAGTTGGTGCGTCAGAAGAATCCAACATGGCCGCCAGAGCAGGTGGGCAGGGTGGCCCAGCAGGAGTTCGAGTTGTCCGCCAGGAACTACATGCTGGAGACGCTGAGGCGGGCCAAGTTCCTGAGGCCCAACCAGCTGTGGGGGTTCTACCTGTTCCCAGACTGCTACAACCACGACTACAGGCGCACCCTGGAGAACTACACCGGGCGGTGTCCTGACGTGGAGGTGGCCCGCAACGAGCAGCTGAAGTGGTTGTGGACGGAGAGCACGGCCCTCTTCCCCTCCATCTACATCTCCCCGGTGCTGCGCTCCTCAAACTCTGGACGCCAGTTTGTCCGGAACAGAGTGAAGGAGGCGATGCGGTTGGCGTCATCAGGAGACGGGTTGGCACGTCCTGTCTTTGTCTACACCCGGCCCACCTACATCGACTCCCTGGAACAGCTGACGGAGGTAACGCCCTTTaaaacagctgttctcaaccttgttgtggtccacttggtctgttgtatatcccccatcattttcctttaaggattaatgggtctgggttcttatgggttaagtaaggcagctattctcaaccttggggtccagacccgcgagatgatttctgggggtcgccaaatcattttggaagtcagctctgtctccactgtgttaaagtgttcgtgtgttttagtctttttggtcatttaatgtctttttttggtcattttaggtcttttttttgggtcattttgtggtcaatttttgtcttttttggtcattttgtttcctttttttggtcattttgtgtctcttttttttttttacacattttgtgtcttttttctagacattttgtgtcttttctggtcattttgtgtcttttctggtcattttgtgtcttttttggtcattttgtttcctttttttggtcattttgtgtctctttttttttggtcattttatgtctctttttttagacattttgtgtctttttttggtcattttgtgtcattttttttttagacattttgtgtcttttctggtcattttgtttctttttttgatacttttgtggtcaatttgtgtcttttttttggtcattttgtttcttttttaggtcattttgtgcttcattattggtacaaaatgtgttgtatcaactgagtttgtatgatctgaactgtgagattgtgttcagtgagtgggggtcacggacaacatacatgttaaattgggggtcgcgactcaaaaaggttgagaactactgctttaaaacTCTGCTGGCAGAGTAGAGGTGTGGGGGGGAATCGATACAGTATAGTATcatgatattttgcgtggcagaATTATATTGATTCATAGCCGACacgtatcaatatttagcgtttCGAGATACTGGTATcctatgaaactagaagatctaaggaatctataggcaccatgtgtcaggaagttgtctaggcaaggcaaggcaagtttatttgtatagcacaattcaacacaaggtgattcaaagtgctttacatacacattaaaaacaagcaagacacaattgaaaacagtaaaaacagtcaattaaaacagataaatagaaaaaaaaatataaataggataaaataagatacagcaggataaaaaaaaaagataaaataataaaaaacacaagtcaaacattttgtagttaaaaagtgttaaagttaagagtctacataatgctgcaaagttaggctttttttttcatggtgattttaaaagcggtcatgtgacctctgacatcatctCAATGAAAaaaggctctctgggttcccacaagttgaCTGTcactgtggagaaataaaaagactgaagtgaaatgaataaactgagaattttctcttatttaagaattcgcaatatattgtatcgcaatactcaccatatcgcaaaatgtttaaaatcgcaataatatcgtattgtgacgtGAAGTGAAGTATCGAGACAAAATCGTATGGTGGGGCCTCTGCTAATTTAAACCTCTATGGCAGAGCTTGACTAATACTGGACTTTTAGGGTTCGATACTAATATTGGGGAGTAAAAAAATGCAGACATCGGCTGATATTTAGTGTAAATATTGACATAGTTGGTGTTTGTTTGGTGTTTCATGTTCCAAAATGCAAATGTTACTCTTTGTAAGTGTTTGTAATAGTCACAAAACACAAGGCTCATTACTATCCAATATATCAACTCTTTGGACAACGACTGATATCACAAGGTCTGCCACAACACGTTTTCAATTAGATTCAGATTGATCAATATGAGCCAATATCCTCTGcccatttaaccctttatcaggcgaagaactatatttggtcacttcagtggatatcaaaatggggtcgagaaaaaagttgcaaatttactagattaaagtggcaaatctacaagaaaaaagttgtagatttacgagattaaaggggcaaatctacaagaaaaaaagttgcagatttacgagatttaaagtggtgaatctgcgagaaaaaaagttgctttttttcccacttctttctcgtaaatctgtgacttttttcgtgcagatttgccactttaaatcttcttaaatctgcaacttttttcttgtagatctgccacttttaTCTTgtaattttgcaacttttttctcgaaatatttttatt
Coding sequences within:
- the hyal2a gene encoding hyaluronidase-2; this encodes MLSWTLADWKVLLLTVLLWDSVCALGGLKPTRSPLYSQKPLLLAWNAPTEDCGPRHGIRFQLDLFQIVASPNEGFVKQNLTIFYKERLGLYPHFTEDETAVNGGLPQVASLTQHLDKMPEGVKKYIREPGAKGLAVIDWEEWRPLWIRNWERKDVYRKHSRELVRQKNPTWPPEQVGRVAQQEFELSARNYMLETLRRAKFLRPNQLWGFYLFPDCYNHDYRRTLENYTGRCPDVEVARNEQLKWLWTESTALFPSIYISPVLRSSNSGRQFVRNRVKEAMRLASSGDGLARPVFVYTRPTYIDSLEQLTETDLVSTIGESVALGAAGIIMWGDAAYTGSKNSCSDLDSYLRGALGQYLLNVSTAAELCSQTLCGSHGRCLRKTPDSDVYLHLNPLSHAIAMQGGKPTVSGELGEEEKTSFQTEFQCQYYSGYQKDSSNNTDAEHQRGAASQIMASPWQRVILLIVSLLLVLNTP